In Providencia zhijiangensis, a single window of DNA contains:
- a CDS encoding carbon-nitrogen hydrolase family protein gives MLNLPQFKAAAVQAAPVFLDTDATVDKVCRLIEEAADNGAKLVAFPEVFVSGYPYWSWVMNPIDGSPWFEKLCKSAIEVPGPEIKRIVQAAARHHINVVVGVNERNPNGIATLYNTLVTISDEGKILGRHRKLVPTWAEKLTWANGDASSLKVHQTSIGPLGALACGENTNTLARFSLLAQGELVHIASYIALPVAPKDYDMADAIRLRASAHCFEGKVFTIISCSTVSEEIVEAMAASHPESRELLARQNSAFSGIIGPDGRVIGEPLIDKEGIVYAEIDLNRCIQPRQMHDITGHYNRFDIFDLQVNRRPLTAARFHHSGQDVDELNQFAESDDSSVEKGL, from the coding sequence ATGTTGAATCTACCTCAATTTAAGGCGGCGGCAGTACAGGCCGCCCCTGTATTCCTCGATACTGATGCGACAGTTGATAAAGTGTGTCGGTTGATTGAAGAAGCGGCTGATAATGGTGCCAAATTAGTGGCATTTCCTGAAGTGTTTGTCTCTGGCTACCCGTATTGGAGCTGGGTGATGAACCCAATTGATGGCAGCCCTTGGTTTGAAAAACTGTGCAAATCTGCCATTGAAGTTCCGGGGCCTGAAATTAAACGAATCGTCCAAGCCGCTGCTCGTCACCATATCAACGTGGTGGTGGGTGTGAATGAGCGTAATCCGAACGGGATTGCCACGCTATACAACACTTTAGTAACGATTTCTGATGAAGGTAAAATTTTAGGGCGTCACCGTAAATTAGTCCCAACGTGGGCGGAAAAATTGACGTGGGCAAATGGGGATGCCTCCTCGCTGAAAGTTCACCAAACCAGTATTGGGCCTTTAGGGGCGCTGGCATGTGGCGAAAATACCAATACGTTGGCGCGCTTCTCGTTATTGGCTCAAGGCGAATTGGTTCATATTGCCAGTTATATTGCATTGCCAGTGGCACCAAAAGATTATGACATGGCGGATGCGATTCGTTTACGTGCTTCAGCTCACTGCTTTGAAGGTAAAGTGTTTACCATCATTTCGTGTTCAACAGTTTCTGAAGAGATAGTTGAAGCTATGGCTGCGTCGCATCCCGAATCCCGTGAGTTGCTCGCGCGTCAAAATAGCGCGTTTTCCGGCATTATCGGCCCCGATGGTCGAGTGATTGGGGAACCATTGATTGATAAAGAAGGCATTGTATACGCTGAAATTGATTTGAATCGCTGTATTCAACCTCGCCAAATGCATGATATTACAGGACACTATAATCGCTTTGATATCTTTGACTTACAGGTCAATAGACGCCCATTAACGGCAGCTCGTTTCCATCATAGTGGACAAGATGTTGATGAACTTAATCAGTTTGCTGAATCGGATGACTCTTCAGTGGAGAAAGGACTATGA
- a CDS encoding Asp/Glu racemase gives MSLARTFRIGQIVPSSNTTMETEIPAILRAREAMFAERFTFHSSRMRMQKVTKDELAKMDSDSDRCAIELSDADVDVLGYACLVAIMSMGKGYHRVSQKRLHQCTIDNGHPAPVVTSAGALVEGLHAIGAKKVSILTPYMKPLTQMVIDYIEHEGIEVVDSISLEIPDNLEVGRQNPLAPVEITKKLNTNVDAIVASACVQMPSLPSIQLIENRVGLPVLSSSVATTYMMLKKLGLDTRVDGFGSLLSGRF, from the coding sequence ATGAGCTTAGCACGTACATTTCGTATTGGTCAGATTGTGCCTTCATCAAATACCACGATGGAAACTGAAATTCCGGCCATATTGCGCGCCCGTGAAGCGATGTTTGCCGAGCGTTTTACGTTCCACTCTAGCCGTATGCGTATGCAGAAAGTCACCAAAGATGAATTAGCAAAGATGGATTCAGACAGTGACCGTTGTGCCATTGAGCTTTCAGATGCCGATGTTGATGTATTAGGGTATGCCTGCTTGGTTGCTATTATGAGCATGGGGAAGGGCTACCATCGTGTTTCGCAAAAACGCCTTCATCAGTGCACTATCGATAACGGGCATCCAGCACCAGTAGTCACCAGTGCAGGCGCATTAGTCGAAGGGTTACATGCCATTGGCGCAAAAAAAGTGTCGATTTTGACGCCGTACATGAAGCCATTAACGCAAATGGTCATCGACTATATTGAACATGAAGGTATTGAAGTGGTGGATAGCATTTCGTTGGAGATCCCTGACAACCTCGAAGTGGGCAGACAAAACCCATTAGCGCCAGTGGAAATCACCAAAAAGCTGAACACCAATGTGGATGCGATTGTGGCATCGGCTTGTGTGCAAATGCCATCATTACCATCGATTCAACTGATTGAAAATAGGGTGGGTTTACCAGTGTTGTCATCGTCTGTGGCAACAACCTACATGATGCTAAAAAAATTGGGGCTAGATACGCGAGTGGATGGTTTTGGTTCGCTACTTAGCGGAAGATTTTAG
- a CDS encoding MarR family winged helix-turn-helix transcriptional regulator yields MPESKVFVDNYLPALLGQAWMLVSSEFHAVVEANGLSVLEWRVLSTLANNGSMGITELSQKTVSKQPTITRVLQRLEQQGHVIRHNNHTGSDRRVTLVSVTSSGVELVEGLLIAAEEHERQVLAPLGVRKSKMLKQVLQELIDRHSPEIK; encoded by the coding sequence ATGCCTGAATCGAAAGTCTTCGTTGATAATTACCTGCCTGCTCTTTTGGGGCAGGCATGGATGCTAGTTTCATCTGAATTTCATGCAGTTGTGGAAGCTAATGGGCTATCGGTTTTGGAGTGGAGAGTGCTTTCCACCTTAGCTAATAATGGTTCGATGGGGATCACCGAGCTGTCGCAAAAAACTGTCAGTAAGCAACCAACAATCACGCGGGTATTACAACGATTAGAGCAGCAAGGGCATGTGATCCGCCACAATAACCATACGGGAAGTGACCGCCGTGTGACTCTCGTGAGTGTGACGTCGAGTGGTGTCGAGCTAGTCGAAGGGTTATTGATTGCTGCGGAAGAACACGAAAGGCAGGTTTTGGCTCCTCTTGGTGTTCGTAAAAGCAAAATGCTCAAGCAAGTTTTACAAGAATTGATTGATAGACATAGCCCAGAAATCAAATAG
- a CDS encoding Na+/H+ antiporter: protein MSVVTLVLVFLLAVIVSVFVSRLLKDIIPLPIIQIALGAALSLYGFTVEFEPHLFLFLFIPPLLFLDGWRIPKEALFQEIKPIMSLAIGLVVVTVIGMGFFIHWLIPTISLAVAFALAAILSPTDPVSVSAMTVNSPLPSRMAHILEGESLLNDATGLVCFSFAVVAALTGEFSLASAAGQFVLVAFGGIAIGLLVAWAIGWLNQFLVKRTGEEPAIQIMISLLMPFTAYLLAEHLHVSGILAAVVAGIAMHYEKIAGRMQAATRMQSKAVWDTVQTGLNGMIFILLGEQLPGMWTNLPQVAEAAGASHPWMLFVYVAVITLALGALRFAWVWISMTLTVFHNRRRGKQADEVRIRMMAVMATAGVRGAITLAGILTLPFLMPDGSLFPNRDVAIFLSMGVILCSLLIASIALPILTKGLVQDLPYDNDEIRARLALNEAAMAHIRELMNHPSDDMDEIAMRTEVGAQLLEIYGRRLDNTDETESDVFDLHRMIEMERSMSDSALKAKREALYQMRKGKNINERVYHRLRDELDLKEETLNHHKSSKH, encoded by the coding sequence ATGTCAGTAGTGACACTTGTACTCGTTTTTTTACTTGCAGTCATCGTGAGCGTATTTGTTTCTCGATTACTTAAAGACATCATTCCATTGCCCATTATCCAGATAGCGCTAGGGGCTGCCTTGTCGTTATACGGATTTACAGTGGAATTCGAACCGCATCTTTTTCTATTTTTATTTATTCCTCCATTGCTATTTCTTGATGGATGGCGAATTCCAAAAGAAGCCTTATTCCAAGAAATTAAGCCAATTATGTCATTGGCGATTGGCTTGGTGGTCGTCACCGTTATTGGTATGGGTTTCTTTATCCATTGGCTGATCCCAACGATTTCACTGGCGGTTGCCTTTGCACTGGCAGCTATCCTTTCCCCAACTGACCCTGTGTCGGTATCTGCGATGACAGTGAATTCGCCACTGCCATCGCGTATGGCGCACATTCTTGAAGGGGAATCTCTACTCAATGATGCGACGGGCTTAGTGTGCTTTAGCTTTGCGGTTGTGGCTGCGCTGACGGGGGAGTTTTCTCTGGCATCTGCTGCGGGCCAATTTGTGCTGGTGGCATTTGGCGGGATAGCGATTGGTTTATTAGTCGCATGGGCAATCGGCTGGTTAAACCAATTCTTGGTCAAGCGTACGGGTGAAGAGCCGGCTATCCAAATTATGATTAGCCTATTGATGCCATTTACAGCGTATTTGCTGGCTGAACATCTGCATGTTTCTGGGATCCTTGCCGCCGTTGTTGCGGGTATAGCGATGCACTACGAAAAAATCGCAGGGCGTATGCAAGCAGCGACTCGTATGCAAAGTAAGGCCGTTTGGGACACGGTACAGACAGGCTTAAACGGCATGATCTTTATTCTGCTGGGTGAGCAGCTACCGGGTATGTGGACGAACCTACCGCAGGTAGCCGAAGCCGCAGGTGCTAGCCATCCTTGGATGTTGTTTGTGTATGTTGCGGTTATCACCCTTGCATTAGGTGCGCTGCGTTTTGCTTGGGTATGGATATCAATGACCCTGACCGTTTTCCACAATCGTCGTCGTGGAAAGCAGGCAGATGAAGTGCGTATCCGTATGATGGCAGTGATGGCAACAGCTGGGGTTCGCGGGGCAATTACCTTAGCAGGTATTTTAACATTGCCATTCTTAATGCCAGATGGGTCATTATTCCCTAACCGTGATGTGGCTATCTTCCTTTCGATGGGCGTGATCCTGTGTTCGTTGTTAATTGCTAGTATCGCATTGCCGATTTTAACCAAAGGTTTGGTGCAAGATTTACCTTACGATAACGATGAAATTCGTGCACGTTTGGCATTAAATGAGGCCGCAATGGCGCATATTCGCGAATTAATGAATCACCCTTCTGACGATATGGATGAAATTGCGATGCGTACCGAAGTGGGTGCTCAACTGTTAGAAATCTATGGTCGCCGTTTGGATAATACGGATGAAACGGAATCAGATGTGTTTGATTTACATAGAATGATCGAAATGGAACGTTCGATGTCAGATTCGGCTCTGAAAGCGAAGCGTGAAGCGCTATACCAAATGCGTAAAGGGAAAAACATCAATGAGCGTGTGTATCATCGCTTACGTGATGAGCTTGATTTAAAAGAAGAAACATTAAATCACCATAAGAGTTCAAAACACTAG
- a CDS encoding YybH family protein: MNLFDNTQKHTQELEALIANADRAITEENFSHLMNFYSENGSLVVKDGLHVHGKENLKKAFSAIAEFFNHSLQVSQGAVKVIFGEDCALVLAETILSAQMQDGTSFNTVRDATYVFKLIDGRWLCVIDNSYGTSLLKS, translated from the coding sequence ATGAATCTTTTCGACAATACTCAAAAACATACGCAAGAACTTGAAGCCCTAATTGCTAATGCAGATCGTGCCATCACAGAAGAAAATTTCAGCCATTTAATGAATTTTTATTCTGAGAATGGCTCATTAGTGGTGAAAGACGGTTTACATGTCCATGGAAAAGAGAACCTAAAGAAAGCGTTTTCAGCCATCGCTGAATTTTTTAATCACAGCTTGCAAGTGTCTCAAGGTGCGGTGAAAGTTATTTTTGGTGAAGATTGTGCCTTAGTCTTGGCTGAAACCATTTTGAGTGCGCAAATGCAAGACGGTACGTCATTTAACACAGTGCGAGATGCCACCTACGTTTTTAAACTGATCGACGGTAGGTGGCTATGTGTGATTGATAATTCCTATGGAACTTCATTGCTGAAATCCTAA
- a CDS encoding zinc ribbon domain-containing protein, whose product MSIFSWLFNLGRNRYDSKRDSQYRGHSGHGSSSKHGSRSQHDSRGKHGGGYQYNDGRSEDNYFSQGQNLQKIRCRQCQRAVDPNANFCGECGAST is encoded by the coding sequence ATGTCAATTTTCAGCTGGTTATTTAATCTCGGTAGAAATCGCTATGACTCGAAACGCGATAGTCAATATCGAGGTCATTCAGGACATGGCAGTAGTTCTAAGCATGGTTCTAGAAGTCAACATGACTCTCGAGGTAAACACGGCGGGGGTTATCAATACAATGATGGTCGAAGCGAAGATAATTATTTTTCACAGGGGCAAAATCTTCAAAAGATAAGATGCCGACAATGCCAAAGAGCCGTAGACCCAAATGCCAATTTTTGCGGTGAATGTGGAGCATCAACTTAA